From Thermodesulfovibrionia bacterium, a single genomic window includes:
- a CDS encoding type Z 30S ribosomal protein S14 codes for MAKKCLVEKCKRTPKFKVRAYHRCRLCGRPNGFLRKFGMCRICFRTLALKGMIPGVTKSSW; via the coding sequence ATGGCAAAGAAGTGTTTGGTTGAGAAATGTAAAAGGACGCCTAAGTTTAAGGTCAGGGCATATCACAGATGCCGCCTGTGCGGAAGGCCTAACGGTTTTCTCAGGAAATTCGGAATGTGCAGAATATGCTTCAGGACGCTTGCCTTAAAAGGCATGATCCCTGGCGTAACAAAATCAAGTTGGTAA
- the rplO gene encoding 50S ribosomal protein L15, with protein sequence MRLSDLAPVPGSTKKRKRVGRGPGSGHGKTSCRGHKGQKARTGGGTRPGFEGGQMPLQRRTPKRGFTNIFQEQFSVVNVGALNDITETPITPEVLVEKGLIKNIANPVKILGSGELTNSINVKAHAFSASAKEKIAKAKGNAETI encoded by the coding sequence ATGAGATTATCAGATCTTGCACCGGTACCAGGCAGCACAAAGAAGAGAAAGAGGGTTGGAAGAGGACCTGGGTCGGGCCACGGGAAGACATCCTGCAGGGGCCACAAGGGACAGAAAGCAAGAACCGGAGGCGGCACAAGGCCGGGCTTTGAGGGCGGACAGATGCCGCTGCAGCGCAGAACCCCAAAGAGGGGATTCACCAATATTTTCCAGGAGCAGTTTTCTGTTGTCAATGTAGGAGCTTTAAACGATATAACTGAAACTCCGATAACTCCGGAAGTGCTGGTGGAGAAGGGTTTGATAAAGAATATTGCAAATCCGGTAAAGATACTCGGATCTGGTGAGCTGACAAACTCTATTAATGTTAAAGCTCATGCCTTCAGCGCTTCTGCTAAAGAAAAGATAGCCAAAGCAAAGGGTAATGCTGAAACAATATAA
- the rplD gene encoding 50S ribosomal protein L4, with product MPQIDVLNKENIAVSKIDLPDDIFGVEVKNGILHDVVRNYLANKRQGNACTKTKGEVSGGGKKPYKQKGTGRARAGSSRSPVWRGGGTVFGPRPRDYSYKLPKKVKWGALSAALSAKVVDGEVLVVDSLPIATPKTKELASILKTMGIEKSVLIVIPEKDSALELSAGNIPNVHVARASELNVYSILNHDKVMILKGAVERIKEIYLG from the coding sequence ATGCCACAGATAGACGTATTGAATAAAGAAAATATAGCAGTGAGTAAGATAGATCTGCCTGATGACATATTCGGTGTCGAGGTCAAAAACGGAATCCTTCATGACGTTGTTCGTAATTATCTTGCGAACAAGCGTCAGGGAAATGCTTGTACAAAGACGAAGGGCGAGGTCAGCGGCGGAGGCAAAAAGCCTTACAAGCAGAAGGGTACCGGCAGGGCCAGGGCAGGAAGCAGCAGGTCTCCTGTCTGGAGAGGCGGCGGTACTGTCTTTGGACCAAGGCCAAGAGACTATTCATATAAGCTGCCCAAAAAGGTCAAATGGGGGGCACTAAGTGCTGCGCTTTCTGCAAAAGTTGTTGACGGGGAAGTCCTTGTTGTTGATAGTCTTCCTATTGCCACGCCAAAGACTAAGGAACTTGCAAGCATACTTAAAACGATGGGGATCGAAAAAAGCGTTCTGATAGTTATACCGGAAAAAGACAGCGCACTTGAGCTTTCAGCCGGTAATATTCCCAATGTTCATGTGGCAAGGGCGAGTGAGCTTAATGTTTACTCAATACTTAATCATGACAAAGTTATGATACTTAAGGGAGCTGTTGAACGGATCAAGGAGATATACCTGGGATGA
- the rpsQ gene encoding 30S ribosomal protein S17, translating into MPRKNYTGEVLSDKMDKTVVVAVTRVTQHPLYKKTITKVSKFKAHDEENQCKIGDKVQITESRPISKDKRWKVTEIVKRGSE; encoded by the coding sequence ATGCCAAGAAAAAACTATACAGGAGAAGTACTGAGCGATAAGATGGACAAGACAGTTGTTGTGGCTGTTACCAGAGTTACACAGCACCCTCTTTATAAGAAGACTATAACGAAGGTGTCAAAGTTCAAAGCGCACGATGAAGAGAACCAGTGTAAGATCGGCGACAAGGTTCAGATAACTGAATCAAGGCCTATAAGCAAAGATAAGAGATGGAAAGTGACTGAAATAGTCAAAAGAGGAAGCGAATGA
- the rplF gene encoding 50S ribosomal protein L6: MSRIGKTPINVANGVDVKIQGSNISVKGPKGALVWDFPLRMKVSLQDKVLVVERPSDSKDVRSLHGTTRSIIANMVTGVSEGYKIVLQIVGVGYRAQVQGNKINFAIGYSHPVEFILPEGISAEIDKKQTLLTLTGIDKQLIGQVAANIRAIRRPDAYKGKGIRFEGEQIKLKAGKTGK; the protein is encoded by the coding sequence ATGTCTAGAATAGGTAAAACCCCGATAAATGTAGCTAATGGTGTAGATGTCAAGATACAGGGAAGCAATATCTCTGTCAAGGGCCCAAAGGGTGCATTGGTTTGGGACTTTCCGTTGCGGATGAAGGTTTCTCTTCAGGACAAGGTGCTTGTTGTTGAAAGGCCGTCTGATTCAAAGGATGTCAGGTCTCTTCATGGGACCACAAGAAGTATTATTGCCAATATGGTTACCGGAGTAAGCGAAGGTTACAAGATCGTGCTTCAGATCGTTGGAGTTGGTTACAGGGCGCAGGTACAGGGCAATAAGATCAATTTCGCGATTGGATATTCACATCCTGTGGAGTTTATCCTTCCTGAAGGCATCAGTGCTGAGATCGATAAGAAGCAGACACTGTTGACACTCACAGGTATTGATAAACAACTTATAGGCCAGGTGGCTGCTAATATAAGAGCAATAAGGCGTCCTGATGCATATAAAGGCAAAGGTATAAGATTCGAAGGTGAGCAGATCAAGTTGAAGGCCGGCAAGACAGGGAAGTAA
- the rpsJ gene encoding 30S ribosomal protein S10, translated as MNEKIRINLKAYDHRLLDQSVKEIVETAKRTGAKISGPVPLPTKISKITVLRGPHVDKKSREQFEIRTHKRLIDILEPTSQTVDALMKLDLSAGVDVEIKL; from the coding sequence ATGAACGAGAAGATAAGGATTAATCTAAAAGCTTATGATCACAGACTGCTGGATCAGTCTGTTAAAGAGATAGTTGAGACTGCAAAACGTACAGGCGCAAAGATCTCAGGTCCGGTACCTTTGCCGACCAAGATCAGCAAGATCACTGTGCTCAGGGGTCCTCATGTTGACAAGAAGTCAAGGGAACAGTTTGAGATCAGGACCCATAAAAGACTGATAGATATTCTTGAACCAACTTCACAGACAGTTGATGCACTTATGAAACTTGATCTATCCGCAGGGGTAGATGTAGAGATAAAATTATGA
- the rplV gene encoding 50S ribosomal protein L22, translating to MESKALLRYARISPRKVRRVTDLIKGKTAGDALISLKFLPHSPARIVYKILRSAVANAEQKKVADPESMRVAKVLVNQGPVMKRMMPRAMGRADVIRKRSSHITLILEE from the coding sequence ATGGAATCTAAAGCGTTATTAAGATATGCAAGGATCTCTCCAAGGAAGGTCAGGAGAGTAACAGATTTGATAAAAGGGAAAACAGCGGGAGATGCTCTTATAAGCCTCAAGTTCCTTCCTCACAGTCCTGCAAGGATTGTATATAAGATACTCAGGTCTGCTGTTGCCAATGCAGAACAGAAGAAGGTTGCAGACCCTGAGTCAATGAGAGTTGCGAAGGTACTTGTTAACCAGGGTCCCGTAATGAAAAGAATGATGCCTCGTGCCATGGGCAGGGCGGATGTAATAAGAAAGAGATCAAGTCATATAACTTTAATTCTGGAAGAATAG
- the rpmC gene encoding 50S ribosomal protein L29 — MKKSSELRDMTVEELRQEEHDLRKELFNLRFQKVTGEIENPMRINQVKKGIARVLTISGYKSRANK, encoded by the coding sequence ATGAAGAAATCCTCTGAACTACGTGATATGACTGTTGAAGAACTCAGGCAGGAAGAGCATGATCTGAGAAAGGAATTATTCAATCTGAGGTTTCAGAAGGTGACTGGCGAGATAGAGAACCCTATGAGAATTAATCAGGTAAAAAAGGGAATTGCAAGGGTCTTAACTATATCAGGTTATAAATCAAGGGCCAACAAATAA
- the rplP gene encoding 50S ribosomal protein L16 — protein MLMPKKVKFRKMMKGNMNGKAYRGSSISFGEYGLKALEPGWVTNRQIESARIAISRHAKRGCKLWIRIFPDKPLTKKPAETRMGKGKGALSGVWVAVVKPGRVMYEISGVSEELAKEALRLASHKLAIATKFVKRGDVL, from the coding sequence ATGTTAATGCCAAAAAAAGTTAAATTCAGAAAGATGATGAAGGGCAATATGAACGGTAAGGCCTACAGGGGCTCGTCAATATCTTTCGGCGAGTACGGGCTTAAAGCGCTTGAGCCGGGTTGGGTCACTAACCGTCAGATAGAGTCTGCGAGGATCGCGATATCAAGGCATGCCAAGAGAGGCTGTAAACTCTGGATAAGGATATTTCCTGACAAGCCACTTACCAAAAAACCCGCAGAAACAAGAATGGGTAAGGGGAAAGGCGCTCTGTCAGGTGTATGGGTTGCCGTGGTTAAGCCTGGAAGGGTCATGTATGAGATATCAGGTGTCAGTGAGGAACTGGCAAAAGAGGCTCTAAGACTTGCGTCACATAAACTTGCGATTGCTACAAAATTTGTCAAGAGAGGAGATGTACTATGA
- the rplN gene encoding 50S ribosomal protein L14 encodes MIQVQTVLDVADNSGAKKVMCIRVSGGSRRRYARIGDRIVVSVKEAIANSNVKKGSVMKAVVVRTKKELRRQDGSYIRFDQNAAVLINAEGEPVGTRIFGPVARELRWKDYMKIISLAPEVL; translated from the coding sequence ATGATACAGGTTCAGACAGTATTGGATGTAGCTGACAACTCAGGAGCAAAGAAGGTTATGTGCATCAGGGTTTCTGGCGGTTCTCGAAGGAGATATGCCAGGATCGGTGACAGGATCGTAGTTTCAGTAAAAGAGGCGATAGCTAACAGTAATGTAAAGAAGGGTTCTGTAATGAAGGCGGTTGTCGTCAGGACTAAAAAGGAGCTGCGGAGGCAGGACGGTTCCTACATAAGGTTCGATCAGAATGCCGCTGTTTTAATCAACGCTGAAGGGGAGCCTGTAGGCACAAGAATATTTGGACCGGTTGCAAGGGAGTTAAGATGGAAAGATTACATGAAGATCATCTCTCTTGCCCCAGAGGTCTTATAA
- the rpsS gene encoding 30S ribosomal protein S19, with translation MARSLKKGPYVDAKLMKKVLMMSEKNDKKIIKTWYRRSTIVPEFIGFTFAVHNGNKFIPVYVTENMVGHKLGEFSPTRTFRAHSGAKKEVPKKK, from the coding sequence TTGGCAAGATCACTGAAAAAAGGGCCGTATGTAGATGCTAAACTCATGAAGAAGGTTCTTATGATGAGCGAAAAGAATGACAAGAAGATCATAAAGACCTGGTACAGAAGGTCAACGATAGTTCCTGAGTTCATCGGATTTACATTTGCAGTTCATAATGGCAATAAATTTATTCCGGTATATGTTACTGAGAATATGGTTGGACACAAACTCGGTGAATTTTCACCGACAAGGACATTCAGAGCACATTCAGGCGCCAAGAAAGAAGTGCCAAAGAAGAAATAA
- the rplB gene encoding 50S ribosomal protein L2, whose protein sequence is MAIKKYKPTSPGSRFKSGFDFAEITETKPYKPLVLPIKRSGGRNNKGRITSWLKGGGHKRAYRIIDFKRDKINIPCVVETIEYDPNRTSRISLLRYADGERRYILTPLGVQVGDKLMSGKDAEIKNGNALPVSSIPLGTIIHNIELRPGEGGSIARSAGSYAQLVAKDKDMCHIKLSSSEVRLIPSGCIATVGQVGNVERENISLGKAGRNRWLGKRPGVRGVVMNPVDHPLGGGEGRTSGGRPPCSPWGKPEGVKTRNNKKTDRLIVRRRKK, encoded by the coding sequence ATGGCAATAAAAAAATATAAACCAACATCACCGGGCTCACGTTTTAAAAGTGGTTTTGACTTTGCAGAGATCACAGAGACAAAACCATATAAGCCGCTTGTTCTCCCGATAAAGAGGTCGGGTGGAAGAAATAACAAGGGGCGCATTACGTCATGGCTGAAGGGCGGAGGCCATAAAAGGGCTTACAGGATCATTGACTTTAAGCGTGACAAGATAAATATACCGTGCGTAGTTGAGACGATTGAGTACGATCCGAACAGGACATCGCGTATAAGCCTTCTCAGGTATGCTGATGGCGAGAGGAGATATATACTTACGCCGTTAGGTGTGCAGGTAGGCGACAAGCTCATGTCAGGCAAGGATGCGGAGATAAAGAATGGAAATGCATTGCCTGTAAGCAGCATTCCTCTTGGAACTATCATCCATAACATAGAACTCAGGCCTGGTGAAGGAGGTTCAATTGCCAGGAGCGCTGGTTCATATGCGCAGCTAGTTGCCAAAGATAAGGATATGTGCCATATAAAGCTTTCATCTTCAGAGGTAAGGCTTATTCCTTCAGGCTGTATAGCTACTGTCGGACAGGTTGGCAATGTTGAGAGAGAGAACATATCTCTCGGCAAGGCTGGCAGGAACAGATGGTTAGGCAAGAGGCCCGGTGTCAGGGGTGTAGTTATGAACCCTGTCGACCATCCTCTCGGAGGCGGTGAGGGCAGGACTTCAGGCGGCAGGCCGCCGTGTTCACCATGGGGCAAGCCTGAGGGTGTAAAGACCAGGAACAATAAGAAGACTGACAGGCTCATTGTCAGGAGAAGAAAGAAATAA
- the rplR gene encoding 50S ribosomal protein L18: MNLKRQEPRKKRHFRVRKKIAGTAVRTRLNVFRSSNHIYAQLIDDYSGTTVASASSLDKEIKGKIKSGGNIDSAKVVGLLIAERASSKGIKSVVFDRGGYLYHGRVKALADAAREGGLEF, encoded by the coding sequence TTGAACTTAAAGAGGCAGGAACCAAGAAAGAAAAGACATTTCAGGGTTAGGAAGAAGATCGCCGGTACCGCTGTCAGGACAAGGCTTAATGTCTTCAGGAGCAGTAATCATATATATGCGCAGCTTATAGATGATTATTCCGGAACGACTGTTGCTTCTGCATCAAGCCTGGACAAGGAGATCAAGGGAAAGATCAAGTCCGGAGGAAACATTGATTCCGCAAAGGTTGTAGGCCTGCTCATTGCAGAGAGGGCTTCAAGTAAAGGGATAAAGAGCGTTGTTTTTGACAGAGGCGGGTATCTTTATCACGGAAGGGTCAAGGCCCTTGCCGATGCAGCAAGAGAAGGCGGATTGGAATTTTAA
- the rplC gene encoding 50S ribosomal protein L3 encodes MMKAILGKKLGMTQVFMDDGQVIPVTVIEAGPCRVTQSKNKDKDGYITVQIGFDPNRKEKNVTKPMLGHFSKTSSPAYRFLREFNMEGLKEGDDITVDIFSKGDIVNISGTSKGKGFQGVMKRHNYGGGPASHGSMFKRAPGSMGASSYPSRVWKNKGLPGQMGNVKVTTMNIEVVDIKKELNLLLVKGAVPGANGNYVVIGSNAPMPDLAVKENKG; translated from the coding sequence ATTATGAAAGCAATTCTTGGAAAAAAATTAGGCATGACCCAGGTATTTATGGACGATGGGCAAGTTATCCCGGTCACTGTAATAGAAGCAGGACCATGCAGGGTAACGCAATCCAAAAATAAGGATAAAGACGGTTATATTACTGTACAGATCGGTTTTGATCCTAACCGCAAGGAAAAGAATGTAACTAAGCCGATGCTTGGACATTTCAGTAAGACATCATCACCGGCTTACCGTTTCTTGAGAGAGTTTAATATGGAAGGATTGAAAGAAGGGGATGACATAACCGTTGATATTTTTTCAAAGGGGGATATCGTCAACATCTCAGGGACTTCCAAAGGTAAAGGCTTTCAGGGAGTTATGAAGAGACATAACTACGGAGGAGGCCCGGCATCTCACGGCTCTATGTTCAAGAGGGCGCCAGGTTCTATGGGAGCCAGTTCTTATCCCTCAAGGGTTTGGAAGAACAAGGGGCTTCCAGGGCAGATGGGCAATGTAAAGGTTACAACAATGAACATTGAGGTTGTTGATATAAAGAAGGAATTGAATCTCTTGCTTGTAAAAGGTGCAGTTCCGGGGGCGAACGGTAATTATGTAGTTATCGGTTCCAATGCTCCAATGCCTGATCTGGCTGTTAAGGAGAATAAAGGCTGA
- the rpsC gene encoding 30S ribosomal protein S3 — translation MGQKVHPIGIRLGIIKTWNSKWFAKKDYVELLHEDLAIQKFIKETLFHAGVPKVEIERAGQKLKVIIQTARPGIIIGKRGAEVDKLKKTLEDMTGKKVSIDIKEVRKPELDAQLVAENIALQLEKRIMFRRAMKKSVTTARRFGALGIKVMCGGRLGGAEIARSEWYREGRVPLHTFRSDIDYGTAEAKTTFGRIGVKVWIYKGDILEKPAIAEIASGDTVV, via the coding sequence TTGGGGCAGAAAGTACATCCGATAGGAATAAGGCTCGGAATAATTAAGACATGGAACTCGAAATGGTTTGCTAAGAAAGACTATGTTGAGTTGCTTCACGAAGATCTTGCCATACAAAAGTTCATCAAGGAAACGCTTTTTCATGCAGGCGTGCCCAAGGTTGAGATAGAGAGGGCCGGTCAGAAACTGAAGGTCATTATCCAGACAGCACGCCCCGGGATCATCATCGGCAAAAGAGGTGCTGAGGTCGATAAGCTTAAAAAGACCCTTGAAGATATGACAGGCAAGAAGGTTTCTATAGATATTAAAGAGGTCAGAAAGCCTGAACTTGATGCACAGCTTGTTGCTGAAAATATTGCGCTTCAGCTGGAGAAGAGGATAATGTTCAGGAGGGCGATGAAGAAGTCTGTCACTACTGCCCGCAGGTTCGGAGCATTGGGTATCAAAGTAATGTGCGGCGGCAGACTTGGCGGCGCAGAAATAGCAAGGTCAGAGTGGTATCGTGAAGGAAGGGTTCCTTTGCACACATTCAGGTCTGACATTGATTATGGAACTGCTGAGGCAAAGACCACTTTCGGAAGAATAGGGGTAAAGGTCTGGATATATAAAGGTGATATTTTAGAAAAACCCGCTATAGCAGAAATTGCAAGCGGAGATACAGTAGTTTAA
- the rpsE gene encoding 30S ribosomal protein S5: MGRINPESLNLKDKVVFINRVAKVVKGGRRFSFSALVVVGDENGYVGFGKGKAGEVPEAIRKAIEHAKKNLIKVSMNNGTIPHRIVGSYGAGKVVIQPGKPGTGLIAGGPVRAVMEMTGIRNIVAKSLGSRNPFNMIRATIDGFTKLQDSNTALRRAGRAEEGQEQGLNNDES, encoded by the coding sequence GTGGGTAGGATCAACCCTGAAAGTCTGAATCTGAAAGACAAGGTAGTTTTTATTAATAGAGTCGCCAAGGTTGTAAAAGGCGGAAGGAGATTTTCCTTTAGTGCCCTTGTTGTTGTTGGCGATGAAAACGGTTATGTCGGATTTGGTAAGGGCAAAGCTGGAGAGGTTCCCGAGGCCATAAGGAAGGCTATTGAACATGCCAAGAAGAACCTGATCAAAGTTTCTATGAATAATGGGACTATCCCGCATAGGATAGTAGGCAGTTATGGAGCTGGCAAGGTTGTTATTCAGCCAGGAAAACCTGGAACAGGACTTATTGCCGGAGGGCCTGTAAGGGCTGTTATGGAAATGACTGGGATTCGTAACATAGTTGCAAAGTCTCTAGGCAGCAGAAACCCTTTTAATATGATAAGGGCAACAATAGACGGATTCACCAAATTGCAGGATAGCAACACGGCCCTTAGAAGGGCAGGCAGGGCAGAAGAAGGACAGGAGCAGGGATTAAACAATGATGAATCTTAA
- the rplE gene encoding 50S ribosomal protein L5 — protein MSRLREKYNKEVVATLMKEFSFKNVMQVPKVTSIVLNVGMGEAIQEIKLLDAAVKELATITGQAPVITKAKKSIATFKLREGMSIGAKVTLRGDRMYDFLDKFISLALPRIRDFNGVSPKSFDGRGNFSFGVKEQIIFPEINYDKIASTHGMNVVIVTSAKTDAQGRALLKHLGMPFINKNVN, from the coding sequence ATGAGCAGATTAAGAGAGAAATATAATAAAGAAGTTGTGGCGACTCTGATGAAAGAGTTCTCCTTTAAGAATGTTATGCAGGTTCCGAAGGTGACATCTATTGTCCTTAATGTCGGGATGGGTGAGGCTATTCAGGAGATCAAACTCCTTGATGCAGCAGTGAAAGAATTGGCTACTATTACGGGGCAGGCGCCTGTTATTACAAAGGCCAAGAAATCCATTGCGACATTCAAGCTTAGGGAAGGTATGTCCATAGGTGCAAAGGTCACGCTAAGAGGCGACAGGATGTATGATTTCCTCGATAAGTTCATCTCGCTTGCTTTGCCGAGAATCAGGGATTTTAACGGGGTATCTCCAAAATCGTTTGATGGCAGGGGTAATTTTTCGTTTGGCGTAAAGGAACAGATAATATTCCCTGAGATAAATTATGACAAGATAGCCAGCACTCACGGGATGAACGTGGTCATTGTTACATCGGCGAAAACCGATGCACAAGGAAGGGCGTTACTAAAGCATTTAGGCATGCCTTTTATTAATAAAAACGTTAACTGA
- the tuf gene encoding elongation factor Tu (EF-Tu; promotes GTP-dependent binding of aminoacyl-tRNA to the A-site of ribosomes during protein biosynthesis; when the tRNA anticodon matches the mRNA codon, GTP hydrolysis results; the inactive EF-Tu-GDP leaves the ribosome and release of GDP is promoted by elongation factor Ts; many prokaryotes have two copies of the gene encoding EF-Tu) — translation RPQFYFRTTDVTGIAQLPEGVEMVMPGDNVNIEVELISNIAMEEGLRFAVREGGRTVGAGVVAKIIE, via the coding sequence CAGGCCCCAGTTCTACTTCAGGACGACCGATGTTACAGGAATAGCACAGCTTCCTGAGGGAGTAGAGATGGTAATGCCCGGAGACAACGTAAATATAGAAGTTGAGCTCATAAGCAATATAGCGATGGAAGAGGGATTGAGGTTCGCAGTAAGAGAAGGCGGAAGGACAGTTGGCGCAGGTGTTGTCGCTAAGATAATTGAATAA
- the rplW gene encoding 50S ribosomal protein L23 — MSKEYNVLHGPLLTEKGSLLKETNNVILFKVSKTANKIEIKKAVEGILKVKVDSVRTVNCKGKKKRLGKYAGKRSDWKKAMVTLKEGEKFDFVEGA; from the coding sequence ATGAGCAAAGAATATAATGTTCTTCATGGCCCGCTTCTGACGGAAAAGGGCTCACTGCTAAAAGAGACTAATAATGTGATATTGTTCAAGGTCAGCAAGACTGCGAATAAAATAGAGATAAAAAAAGCTGTTGAAGGAATCCTGAAAGTTAAAGTAGATTCTGTAAGAACCGTCAACTGTAAAGGGAAAAAGAAGCGGCTTGGTAAATACGCAGGCAAAAGATCAGACTGGAAAAAGGCTATGGTTACATTAAAAGAAGGGGAGAAATTCGATTTTGTCGAAGGTGCATAA
- the rpmD gene encoding 50S ribosomal protein L30, with translation MMNLKITLKRSVIGKPEKQRKIVRSLGLRKLHQTVLHRDEPTIRGMIHKISHMLEVVESEK, from the coding sequence ATGATGAATCTTAAGATAACATTAAAGCGAAGTGTGATTGGCAAACCTGAAAAACAGAGAAAGATCGTAAGATCTCTTGGTTTGAGAAAACTTCATCAGACAGTACTGCACAGGGATGAGCCTACGATAAGGGGAATGATCCATAAGATTTCGCATATGCTGGAAGTTGTTGAATCAGAAAAATAA
- the rplX gene encoding 50S ribosomal protein L24, translated as MGLGIKKEDTILVISGDDKGKRGRVLEVDPGKGRLIIESINMIKKHMKPNNQYKQGGIIEKEAPMNLSNVMLVCSKCDKPIRIGHKILENGTKVRTCNKCGEVI; from the coding sequence GTGGGATTAGGTATAAAAAAAGAAGATACGATACTGGTAATATCCGGTGATGATAAAGGCAAGAGAGGCAGGGTTCTTGAAGTTGACCCGGGCAAGGGCAGGCTCATTATCGAAAGCATCAACATGATCAAGAAACATATGAAGCCGAATAATCAATACAAACAGGGCGGCATCATAGAAAAAGAGGCTCCTATGAATCTGTCTAATGTAATGCTTGTTTGCTCAAAATGCGATAAGCCTATCAGGATAGGACACAAGATACTTGAGAACGGAACTAAAGTCCGGACATGCAACAAGTGCGGGGAGGTTATTTAG
- the rpsH gene encoding 30S ribosomal protein S8, whose protein sequence is MMTDPIADMLTRIRNGNMAKLEKVDMPSSKLKLEMTKILKEKGFIRGYKVLKDNKQGIIRISLKYFGGDKRVITDLKRISKPGRRVYVDSQSIPKVMGGVGLAIISTSKGVFSDDMCRKERVGGEVLCSVW, encoded by the coding sequence ATGATGACAGATCCGATTGCAGATATGCTTACAAGAATCAGGAATGGTAATATGGCAAAGCTTGAAAAGGTTGATATGCCTTCTTCAAAGCTTAAGCTTGAGATGACCAAGATCCTTAAGGAAAAAGGATTTATAAGGGGCTACAAGGTCTTGAAGGACAATAAACAGGGGATCATCAGAATTTCTCTTAAGTATTTTGGTGGAGATAAAAGGGTGATAACAGACCTTAAGAGGATAAGCAAGCCCGGCAGAAGGGTTTATGTTGATAGCCAAAGTATTCCAAAGGTTATGGGCGGAGTTGGTTTAGCTATCATCTCCACATCAAAAGGCGTCTTCTCTGATGATATGTGCAGAAAAGAGAGAGTTGGCGGAGAAGTTCTCTGCAGTGTATGGTAA